One Onthophagus taurus isolate NC chromosome 11, IU_Otau_3.0, whole genome shotgun sequence genomic window carries:
- the LOC139432153 gene encoding histone-lysine N-methyltransferase SETMAR-like has translation MNFSQEELIDMVYFLGAGERNPFLASRLYAQQFPERRHPRVEAFENLQERFERTGHVKYEKKDREKRTTREENELSVLLKVVENPHTSTRKISNELNVSQTSVSRILRKYKFHPYHIQLVQELDATDFQKRLEFSEWALEKVQQEYNFFDYLLFSDEATFHKNGYVNRHNFHYYDTINPHFIRPVDHQHRWSVNVWAGIVGSCLIGPYFFEGNVNGESYWNFLENHLPALLGDVPLNVRQRMWFQHDGAPPHYSRIVRRHLDRIFVDRWVGRGGPVRWPPRSPDLTKLDFFLWGYVKSLVYEEPPTTKANMMNRIRDAFETINVNMLQNVNVSFLRRIETCVQQQGGYIEHLL, from the coding sequence atgaattttagtCAAGAAGAACTTATTGATATGGTATATTTCTTGGGTGCGGGAGAGCGAAATCCATTTCTTGCCTCTAGACTTTACGCTCAACAATTTCCAGAGCGTAGGCATCCTAGGGTTGAAGCATTTGAAAACCTTCAAGAAAGGTTTGAAAGAACAGGACACGTCAAATACGAAAAAAAAGATCGCGAGAAACGAACCACTCGGGAAGAGAACGAACTTTCTGTATTATTAAAGGTAGTTGAAAACCCGCACACTAGTACACGCAAAATAAGCAATGAGCTTAACGTCAGCCAAACGTCTGTTTCAAGAATcttacgaaaatataaatttcatcCATACCATATTCAATTAGTACAAGAACTTGATGCAACTGATTTCCAGAAAAGGCTAGAATTTTCGGAATGGGCATTAGAAAAAGTTCAACAagagtataatttttttgattatctatTATTCAGCGATGAGGCAACGTTTCACAAAAATGGCTACGTTAACCGCCATAACTTTCATTATTATGATACTATCAATCCTCATTTTATACGACCAGTAGACCACCAACATCGATGGTCTGTAAATGTCTGGGCAGGGATAGTAGGATCTTGTTTGATCGGGCCGTATTTTTTCGAGGGAAACGTTAACGGAGAATCTTATTggaattttttggaaaatcaccTGCCAGCACTTTTAGGAGATGTTCCACTAAACGTTCGGCAAAGAATGTGGTTTCAGCACGACGGTGCGCCACCTCACTATAGTAGGATAGTTAGAAGACATTTAGACAGAATTTTTGTTGATCGGTGGGTAGGCAGAGGAGGTCCTGTTAGATGGCCACCACGTTCTCCggatttgacaaaattagatttttttttgtggggaTATGTAAAAAGCTTGGTATATGAAGAACCACCAACGACGAAAGCAAATATGATGAATCGTATTCGCGATGCGTTTGAAACAATAAACGTAAACATGTTGCAGAACGttaatgtttcatttcttagaCGAATTGAAACTTGTGTTCAACAACAAGGAGGCTATATTGaacatttactttaa